Proteins co-encoded in one Brassica oleracea var. oleracea cultivar TO1000 chromosome C4, BOL, whole genome shotgun sequence genomic window:
- the LOC106342234 gene encoding S-formylglutathione hydrolase, whose protein sequence is MESGLSEIGSTKMFDGYNKRYRHNSETLGCSMTFSIYFPPSSHRSPVLYWLSGLTCTDENFIIKSGAQRAASSHGIALVVPDTSPRGLNIEGEADSYDFGVGAGFYLNATQEKWKNWRMYDYVVKELPKLLSENFSQLDATRASISGHSMGGHGALTIYLKNLDKYKSVSAFAPIANPINCPWGQKAFTNYLGDNKAAWEEYDATCLISKFNNLSATILIDQGENDQFYPDQLLPNKFEEACKKVNAPLLVRLQPGYDHSYYFIATFIEDHISHHAQALAL, encoded by the exons ATGGAGAGTGGGCTAAGCGAGATCGGAAGCACGAAGATGTTCGATGGCTACAACAAAAGATACAGACACAACAGTGAGACACTTGGCTGCTCCATGACCTTCTCCATCTACTTCCCTCCTTCCTCCCACAGATCCCCT GTTCTTTACTGGCTTTCTGGGCTCACCTGTACAGACGAGAACTTCATCATCAAGTCCGGAGCACAACGTGCTGCTTCTTCCCACGGCATTGCTCTCGTTGTTCCAGATACTTCTCCAA GAGGACTTAATATCGAAGGTGAAGCAGACAGTTACGACTTCGGTGTAG GAGCTGGATTCTACCTCAATGCTACTCAGGAGAAGTGGAAGAACTGGCGTATGTATGACTATGTTGTCAAAGAGTTGCCTAAACTCCTGAGTGAGAACTTTTCTCAGCTTGACGCCACAAGAGCTTCTATCTCTGGACATTCCATGGGTGGACATGGTGCTCTCACTATTTACCTCAAGAACCTCGACAAGTATAAG TCTGTGTCTGCCTTTGCACCAATTGCCAATCCCATAAATTGCCCGTGGGGACAGAAAGCATTCACCAACTATCTAGGTGACAACAAGGCTGCTTGGGAG GAATACGATGCGACTTGTCTTATCTCAAAGTTCAACAATCTCTCTGCCACAATTCTAATTGATCAG GGAGAAAACGACCAGTTCTACCCTGATCAGTTACTGCCCAACAAGTTTGAAGAGGCGTGCAAGAAAGTGAATGCGCCGCTCTTAGTGCGTCTTCAGCCAGGATACGACCACTCCTACTACTTTATTGCAACTTTCATCGAAGACCACATCAGTCACCATGCTCAAGCCCTTGCGTTGTAG